The genomic window CCCGACGTTCCCACCGTCGAGGACGCGATCTTCGACGCTCTGCGCGAACTCGGCGTCCTCGCTGCGGACGCCGACAGGCCCGACGGCTACGCCGCCGCGGGCCGCACCGACGCCGGTGTCTCCGCGCTCGCCCAGACGATCGCTCTCGAGGCGCCCGACTGGCTGACCCCACGAGCCCTGAACGCGGAACTTCCCGCCGATATCCGCGCGTGGGCCGCCGCTGACACATCTCCGGAGTTCCACGCGACCCACCACGCCCGGCGCCGCGAATACACCTATCACCTGTACGCGCCGCTGGCGGACTCGAGTCGGCGCGAGCGATCCGAGGCGATGACCGAGCGCGCCAGCGCTCGAGGCTCTCTCGAACAAAACGCCGTCGACGACGACCGCGTTCGAGCCGCCTGCGATGCCCTCTCGGGAAGCCACGATTTCCACAACCTCACGCCGGACGATCGCAACACCGAGCGCTCGCCGACCCTCGAGGCGACCCGCGACGGCGACTTCCTCGTCGTGACCGTCACCGCCGGCGGCTTCGCCCGCGAACTCGTTCGCCGCCTCGTCTCGCTCGCTCGTGCGGTCGGAATCGGTGACGCGCCCCTCGAGAAGGTCGATCGCGCGCTCGACGCCGACCCCCTGCCCGGTCACGAGGGCGTCGCGCCGGCGCCGCCGGAGCCGCTCGTGCTGACCGCCGTCGACTATCCGAATCTCGCGTTCGAGATCGACGAGGTAGCGGCTGCGAGCGCGCACGAGATCTTCCGCGAGCGCCGGATCGAGCGCCGGACGGGGGCTCGAGTCGCGGGCCAGATAACGGACGGCGTCCGGTGATCGGCGCGATCGGCGGACGGACGCTTTTCACGATCGAGGCCGACAGTTCGGCGTATGGAACTGTCGCCCGAGGAGTACGGTGCCTACTGGCGGGGCTCGATCCGCGTCGCGGCGGGCGTCTGTATCGTCGTCTTCGGCTCGGAACTCGTCTCGCCGCTGCTGTCGGGGCCGACCGCCGGCGCGATCGGGCTCGCGGTCTTCCTGTTGGCCGCGCTGATCCTCGCGGGCTCGTTCGTCGCGATGCTCGGCGTCGCCCGCGTCGTCCGGACCGCCGTCGACGCGGAGATGCGCGGTTGACGGTCCGGGCAGCCTCGAGTCGATGTAGCTCGACTCGAGGTGGTCCACCGATTCGCCTCGAGATCCACGCCGGTGAACCGGTCCGTGAACAGAGATATATCCCTCCGGTCCCTCGCCTCGGGTATGAGCGAGTCCGCCCAGTCCCCGGAAGACGAGGTCCGCGAAGCAGTGTCGCTGTTCCTGCAGCGTAACTTCCCGCAGATTCAGGCCCACGGCGGCGATTCGTCGATCACCGCCGTCGACCTCGAGGAGGGGAGCGTCGAGATCAACCTGACCGGCGCCTGCAGCGGCTGCGGCGTCAGTCCGATGACGACTCAGGCGATCAAGCGTCGCCTCCCCGGCGAGGTCGACGAGATCGACGCCGTCTCGGTGACGACCGGCTTCGACGGGCTCACGGAGGGGACCTCGCGGGACATCTCCGACGACGTGCCGTTCTGATCCTCGCGGTTCCGCCTCGGAGCCCCGTTTCGGTCAGTCCCACGAATCGGGCCAGATCTCGGCGGCGCGCATCCCCGGTTCGTACTCTTGTTCTCGCAGTCGCTCTTGGAGCACCGTCGCGTCGACCCGCGGCACCTCGGTCTGGGTGAGCGCTCGGACTAGCAGCGCCGTCAGCACGGCGTGCTCGCGCAGGTTTCGGCGGTCCACCTTATCGCGCGTGTCGGCCGTCGTGTGCCCCCAGCCGCGGCCGCGCTCGCCGCCCTCCGGCGGCTCGCTGTGGAGTTGTAGCGCCGGCACGCCCGCCCGCAGGAACGGCCAGTGATCGCTGAACGGGTGAGGGTCCGGCTCGTGGACGATCGGCTGGCCCGCCGCCGTCGTCACGTCTTCGGCCAGTTCCTCGAGCGGCTCCGACCCGTGGGAGAGCGCCCGCAGGTTTCGGAACCGGCCCGCGCCGTCGACGTTGACCACCGCGCGGACCGACTCGAGGGCCAGTTCGTCGGCCATCGCCTCGGCGCCCAGCAGGCCGATCTCCTCGCAGCCGACGCCCGCGATCCGGACCCGACAGTCGAGGTCGGCCTCGAGGGCCGAGAGGACCGCCGTCGCGCCGGCGACGGTCGCGATCCCACAGCCGTTGTCCAGCGCCCCTTCCGTGATGTCGTGGGCGTCGTAGTGGGCGACGACGAGCACCTCGTCGTCGGTGTCCGGGCCAAGGGTGCCGTGAACGTTCTGACTCGAGCCGTCTTCCGTCGACGCGTCGACGCGGATCCGGGCGCGAGCCCCCCGCTCGGCGTAGTCGGTCAGCCAGTCGTGCGTTTCGGCGCTGACGCCGACGCCGGGGACGGCCGCCTCGGCGTCGAACTTCAGCGCCCCCGTCGGGGGCAGCTGTCCGGGGATATGATTGGCGAAGACGAAGGCCTCCGCGCCCGCGGCGACGGCGTGGCCGAACTTCTCCATCCGGTGGACGAACCGCTGCCCCCGCGGCGTCGTGGTGCTGGCGACCGCGATCGCCCCCTGCAGGTCGGCCTCGGCGAGTTCCTCGGGCGTCCCGTAGCCGACGTCGACCAGCGGCCCCTCGACGTCGCCGGCCGGCGAGTACGGGAGCGCGATCGCCTCGAACGACCGCTGCGGGGTCGTCTCGGCGTTCGATCCGTCGTCCGCCTCGCTCTCCGCCGGCAGCACCGCGAACTCCGTCGTCCCCCGCTCCCAGTACTGCATCGGAAACTCCTGGATCGACACGCCCTCGAGGCCCGCGTCGGACAGCGTTTCGCGGACGATCTCGGCGGCCCGGCGCTCGCCGGACGAGCCGCCCATGCGGTGGGGGAGCTCGGTCAACCGCGTCACCAGCTCCCAGCCTCGGTCGTCGGTCCAGGCGCGACCGAGCGCCCGCTCGAGTCGCTCGTCGATGTCGATTCCCGCCTCCATGGCCACGGATTTTCGCTCGAACGGGATAGGTGTCCGGGCGGCGATACACGGGCGGAGACGGCGCGTGGCGGCTGTTCGACTCGCCCGACGGCTCTCGCCCGATCGCGACCCCGCGACTGCCGGCGGTTCGCCGTCCGATACGCTTTACCACCTACGTTCCGAAACGCGTCGTATGAGTTCCGTTCCCGAACGCTCCGAGGTCGACGAGGAATATACGTGGGACCTCGAGAGCATCTACGCGACCGACGACGACTGGGAGGCCGCCTACGAGGCGGTCGCCGAGCGCGTCGACGAACTCGCGGCCTACGAGGGGCAGGTCACCGACGACGCCGAGACGCTCCTCGACGTCCTCCAGTTGCGCGACGAGATCATGCGCGAGGTATCGACCGTCGCCGCCTACGCCCGCATGCGCCGCGACGAGGACACGACCAACCAGCAGTACCAGGCGCTGACGGCCCGGGCACAGTCGCTGGCCGCCGACGCCCAGTCCGCGGCGTCGTTCATCGATCCCGAACTGCAGGAACTGACCCGCGAGGAGTTCGAGGCGATGGTCGACGAGGAGTCCGACCTCGAGACCTACGACCACTACGTCGACGACGTCCTCCGGATGAAACCCCACACCCGCTCGGCGGAGGTCGAGGAACTGCTCGCCGACCTGAGCGAGGTCACGGGGGCGACGGGCGAGGTCTACAACATGCTCGCGAACGCGGACATGGAGTTCCCCACCGTCGAGGATCCCGACGGCGAGGCCGTCGAGATCACCCAGAGCAACTTCGTCAACCTGCTCAAGCGGCCCGACCGCGAGTTCCGGCAGACGGTCCACGAGGAGTACTACGACGAGTGGTCGGCCATGCGAAACACCGTCGCCTCGGCCTACAAGAACAGCGTCAAGGCCGACGTGAAGACCGCGCGGGCCCGAAACTACGACACGGCTCGCGAGGCGGCTCTCGACGGCCCGAACGTGCCGGTCGACGTCTACGACACGCTCGTCGACACCGTCCACGACAACATCGATAAACTCCACCGCCACGCCGAACTGAAGGAGCGAGCGCTGGACGTCGACGACCTGCAGATGTGGGACGTCTACATGCCCCTGACGGGCGACGAGGGGCCCGACCTCGACTACGACCAGGCCACCGAGTACGTCGTCGAGTCGCTGGCCCCGCTGGGCGAGGACTACCAGTCGCGAGTCGCCGAGGGACTCGAGTCCCGCTGGGTCGATGTCTACGAGAACGAGGGCAAGCAGTCGGGGGCCTACTCCGGCGGCACCTACGACACCCAGCCGTTCATCCTGATGAACTATCAGGACGACATCTCCTCGATGTACACGCTGGCCCACGAACTCGGCCACTCGATGCACTCCGAGCTCACCAAGGAGGAACAGCCGTTCGTCTACTCGAGCTACGAGATCTTCGTGGCGGAGGTCGCGAGTACGGTCAACGAGGCCCTGCTGACGAGCCACCTCCTCGAGACCGTCGACGATCCCGAGTTCAAGAAACACGTCTTGAACGAGTTCTTGGAGCGCGTGCGCTCGACGCTCTACCGCCAGACGCTGTTCGCGGAGTTCGAACACGAGACACACCGTCTCGAGGAGGACGGCGAGCCGCTGACGGCCGACCGACTCGACGAACTCTACCGCGGCCTGAAGGAAGACTACTACGAGCCCGCGGTCGTCGACGACCGCATCGCCCGCGAGTGGATGCGCATCCCCCACTTCTACCGGGCCTTCTACGTCTACCAGTACGCGACCGGCATCTCCGCGGCGCTGGCCATCGTCGACAACGTGCTCCCCGACGGCGCCGGCGGCGAACCGAATCGGGAGGCCGCCGAGGACTACCTCGAGTTCCTCCGGCGGGGCTCCCGCGAGTACCCGCTCGAACTGCTGCGGATCGCCGACGTCGACATGAGTACGTCTGATCCGATCGACCGGGCACTGGAGACGTACGGCCGGCGACTCGAGGAGATGGAAGCGCTGATGGAGTAACTCGAGTTGGCCGGCGACTCGAGCAGTCGATCCGCGCTCTCCTCCGCCCTCGGTTCCGTCTCGCTTTTTCCGGCGCGTCTCTCGTACCGCCGCGCTATCGGCCGTTTCGAGCGGTGCGCGACGGCCTGACGGTCCGGATACTTCCGACGGATGCCGCTTCGCCCGATTCCTCGCTCTCGAGCGAAGCGGCATCGAACCGTCCGGTTTCGAGTCGACTCGAGACGCCCGCTCGAGTCGCCGTCGTCGCTCGTGTGTCCAGTTCTGAGACACCGCATATCGCAGGGTTGAGCCAGCGTTCGCGGGATTCGAAAAGCATCCGGGACCCAAAGGCACATTTATCGTCGGGGACTTACCAGCGTACGTCAGGATGTCTCGAAGCCCGTCTATCCCCGACCGACCTCACCGCGATATCGATCCGGATCTCCCCGACGACGAGCGGCTCGAGGCGCTCCGCGATCACTATCAGGATCTCGTGGACGTCAACGAACAGCTTTCCGAACAGCTGGACGACGCCGACGAGCGCCGGGAACAACTCCGCGAGCGCGTCGACCGCATCGAGCGCGAAAACGAGACGCTCAAGAGCTCCTCGCTGTACATCGCCACCGTCGAGGACGTCCTCGAGAACGAGGAGGTTATCGTCAAACAGCACGGGAACAACCAGGAGGTGCTGACCGACGTCTCGCCGCGGATCGTCGAGCAGATCGAGCCCGGCGACCGCGTCGCCGTCAACGACTCCTTCGCGATTCAGACGGTGCTCAACGCCGAGACCGACGCGCGGGCCCAGTCGATGGAGATCACCGAGCGGCCCGAGGTCACCTACGCCGATATCGGCGGGATCGACGAGCAGGTTCGGGAGGTCCGCGAGGCCGTCGAACAGCCGCTGGCCGAACCCGAACTGTTCGACGAGGTCGGTATCGAACCGCCCAGCGGCGTCCTGCTCTACGGCCCGCCGGGGACGGGCAAGACGATGCTCGCCAAAGCGGTCGCCAACGAGACCGACGCCACCTTCATCAAGATGGCCGGCTCCGAGCTCGTCCGCAAGTTCATCGGGGAAGGCTCGCGGCTCGTCCGCGACCTCTTCGAGATGGCCCGCGAGCGCGAACCCGCCATCATCTTCATCGACGAGATCGACGCCATCGCGACCCGCCGCTCCGAGTCCAAGACCTCCGGCGACGCCGAGGTCCAGCGGACGATGATGCAACTGCTCTCGGAGATGGACGGCTTCGAGGCCCGCGGCGAGATCCGCATCATCGCCGCCACCAACCGCTTCGACATGCTCGACCGCGCCATCCTCCGGCCCGGCCGGTTCGACCGCCTCATCGAGGTGCCCGAACCCGACCGCGACGGCCGCGAGCAGATCCTCGAGATCCACACCCGCGGCATGAACGTCGCCGACGACGTCGACTTCGCCGCCCTCGCGGACGACACCGAGGGCTACTCCGGCGCCGAAATCGAGAGCCTCTCCACCGAGGCCGGCATGTTCGCTATCCGTAACGACCGCAATCAGGTCACCCACCAGGACTTCGTGGAGGCCCTCGAGAAGATCGAAGAGGACGACTCGAGCGACGTCATTTCGTCGCCCGGGTACTTCTACCAGTAACGAACTTTTGCTCTGCGGGTGCGCCTGCGGCGCACCCTCGGGAAAATCTTCAAAAGAGCGCGAAGCGCTCTTTTGGACCTCGCGGGATCTTTGATCCCGCTTAGCTTCGATGAAAAGCACTCCTTCCTCCGTTCGCTCCTTACAGTCGCTCACATCGGTCGTCGGCCCGCTCGCTCGGCCTTCGGTCTCGCTCGCGGTGGATAACGGTGTGATCGCCTGCCCTCCCCCGACTCGCGGCGCCCTCAGTTCTTCGGGCGCCGCTCGTGGCCACTGACTCCGTTCTCGTCACTTCGAGTTCTCTCGAGTCACTCCCGGATCGCAACGCCTTACGCCGTCCGGCCCCGAGGTCGGGTATGAGCACGATTCGAGTCGTCTGGGGGTCCGCGTCGGCGCCGACAGCGATGGCCTCCTACGACGCCGCGCTCGCCGACGCCGGCGTCGAGAACTACAATCTGGTCGCCGTCTCCTCGGTGATCCCGGCCGACGTCGACGTCGAGGCCGTCGGAACGGCGCCCGACCTCGGCCCCGTCGGCGACCGACTGACCGTCGTCGAGGCTCGAGCCACTACCGCGGGGCCGGGACGGGTCAGCGCGGCGCTGGCGTGGGCCCGATCGGCCGAGGGTCCGGGGCTGTTCTACGAGACGGCCGGCGAGACGGATCGGGACGACGTCGAACGCCGCGTCCGCGAGGGACTGGCTGCCGGGCAGGAACTCCGGGACTGGCAGTTCGCCGACCCGCAGGTGGCCGTCGAGAGCCAGCAGGCCGAGTCGGGGGCGCACACGACCGCCGTCGTTCTCGCGGTCTACGGCGAGAGCGAGCCGATCTGTTGACGCATTGTCGGGATTTCCCGAAAGCGAATCCTTTTGATGCGTCGGTGCGTTGCTACCAGTACACACTTCTCATGAACGGAAATACGCCGTACGCCGGGCTGCCGGGAGAAACGGGTGCTGGTCAGCGTGCCGCGGCGGACGTTCCGGACCTCTCGCGGACGCAGAAACGCTCCCTCCACCGCGACGTCTCCCGAATTGCCGCTCGAACCCGCGACTTCCTCCCCGACGAATACGTCGTCGACTCCGAGGTCTCCCAGA from Haloterrigena sp. KLK7 includes these protein-coding regions:
- the truA gene encoding tRNA pseudouridine(38-40) synthase TruA; the encoded protein is MPTRAFRIAYDGTGYHGFQRQPDVPTVEDAIFDALRELGVLAADADRPDGYAAAGRTDAGVSALAQTIALEAPDWLTPRALNAELPADIRAWAAADTSPEFHATHHARRREYTYHLYAPLADSSRRERSEAMTERASARGSLEQNAVDDDRVRAACDALSGSHDFHNLTPDDRNTERSPTLEATRDGDFLVVTVTAGGFARELVRRLVSLARAVGIGDAPLEKVDRALDADPLPGHEGVAPAPPEPLVLTAVDYPNLAFEIDEVAAASAHEIFRERRIERRTGARVAGQITDGVR
- a CDS encoding NifU family protein, which encodes MSESAQSPEDEVREAVSLFLQRNFPQIQAHGGDSSITAVDLEEGSVEINLTGACSGCGVSPMTTQAIKRRLPGEVDEIDAVSVTTGFDGLTEGTSRDISDDVPF
- a CDS encoding M28 family metallopeptidase; the encoded protein is MEAGIDIDERLERALGRAWTDDRGWELVTRLTELPHRMGGSSGERRAAEIVRETLSDAGLEGVSIQEFPMQYWERGTTEFAVLPAESEADDGSNAETTPQRSFEAIALPYSPAGDVEGPLVDVGYGTPEELAEADLQGAIAVASTTTPRGQRFVHRMEKFGHAVAAGAEAFVFANHIPGQLPPTGALKFDAEAAVPGVGVSAETHDWLTDYAERGARARIRVDASTEDGSSQNVHGTLGPDTDDEVLVVAHYDAHDITEGALDNGCGIATVAGATAVLSALEADLDCRVRIAGVGCEEIGLLGAEAMADELALESVRAVVNVDGAGRFRNLRALSHGSEPLEELAEDVTTAAGQPIVHEPDPHPFSDHWPFLRAGVPALQLHSEPPEGGERGRGWGHTTADTRDKVDRRNLREHAVLTALLVRALTQTEVPRVDATVLQERLREQEYEPGMRAAEIWPDSWD
- the pepF gene encoding oligoendopeptidase F, which produces MSSVPERSEVDEEYTWDLESIYATDDDWEAAYEAVAERVDELAAYEGQVTDDAETLLDVLQLRDEIMREVSTVAAYARMRRDEDTTNQQYQALTARAQSLAADAQSAASFIDPELQELTREEFEAMVDEESDLETYDHYVDDVLRMKPHTRSAEVEELLADLSEVTGATGEVYNMLANADMEFPTVEDPDGEAVEITQSNFVNLLKRPDREFRQTVHEEYYDEWSAMRNTVASAYKNSVKADVKTARARNYDTAREAALDGPNVPVDVYDTLVDTVHDNIDKLHRHAELKERALDVDDLQMWDVYMPLTGDEGPDLDYDQATEYVVESLAPLGEDYQSRVAEGLESRWVDVYENEGKQSGAYSGGTYDTQPFILMNYQDDISSMYTLAHELGHSMHSELTKEEQPFVYSSYEIFVAEVASTVNEALLTSHLLETVDDPEFKKHVLNEFLERVRSTLYRQTLFAEFEHETHRLEEDGEPLTADRLDELYRGLKEDYYEPAVVDDRIAREWMRIPHFYRAFYVYQYATGISAALAIVDNVLPDGAGGEPNREAAEDYLEFLRRGSREYPLELLRIADVDMSTSDPIDRALETYGRRLEEMEALME
- the pan2 gene encoding proteasome-activating nucleotidase Pan2; the protein is MSRSPSIPDRPHRDIDPDLPDDERLEALRDHYQDLVDVNEQLSEQLDDADERREQLRERVDRIERENETLKSSSLYIATVEDVLENEEVIVKQHGNNQEVLTDVSPRIVEQIEPGDRVAVNDSFAIQTVLNAETDARAQSMEITERPEVTYADIGGIDEQVREVREAVEQPLAEPELFDEVGIEPPSGVLLYGPPGTGKTMLAKAVANETDATFIKMAGSELVRKFIGEGSRLVRDLFEMAREREPAIIFIDEIDAIATRRSESKTSGDAEVQRTMMQLLSEMDGFEARGEIRIIAATNRFDMLDRAILRPGRFDRLIEVPEPDRDGREQILEIHTRGMNVADDVDFAALADDTEGYSGAEIESLSTEAGMFAIRNDRNQVTHQDFVEALEKIEEDDSSDVISSPGYFYQ
- a CDS encoding pyruvoyl-dependent arginine decarboxylase, which produces MSTIRVVWGSASAPTAMASYDAALADAGVENYNLVAVSSVIPADVDVEAVGTAPDLGPVGDRLTVVEARATTAGPGRVSAALAWARSAEGPGLFYETAGETDRDDVERRVREGLAAGQELRDWQFADPQVAVESQQAESGAHTTAVVLAVYGESEPIC